One region of Primulina tabacum isolate GXHZ01 chromosome 1, ASM2559414v2, whole genome shotgun sequence genomic DNA includes:
- the LOC142511371 gene encoding uncharacterized protein LOC142511371: MTGNSLSMILTNNQLVGENYIDWKRNLLIVLTAEKHKYVLNEPCPSVLTAESTAAQRQAYDKWISSDKMARCYILGSISNVLQQKHQNMDTATKIMDSLQEMFDHQGRQARQATIRTIMNMRMKPGTPVRDHMIALIAQFNMAEVLGAEIKSETQVDIALETLPEMFSQFKVSYSMNKLNMSLTELMKELQTAESVLKTKTGDAFVVASAGPSYSKPKGKNGNKRKKPNKKGPQQNEKKVKVDGKPKGKCFHCGEKGHWKRNCQEYLASKKQASGVPSNQKPQ; the protein is encoded by the exons aTGACTGGAAATTCACTGTCTATGATATTGACCAACAACCAACTAGTCGGAGAAAATTACATTGATTGGAAACGTAATTTGTTGATTGTCTTAACTGCGGAGAAACACAAATATGTGCTCAATGAACCCTGTCCATCGGTGCTTACGGCGGAGTCCACAGCAGCTCAAAGGCAAGCTTATGATAAGTGGATCAGCTCTGATAAGATGGCCCGTTGCTATATTTTGGGATCCATCTCAAATGTGCTGCAACAGAAACATCAGAACATGGACACTGCTACAAAAATCATGGATAGCCTCCAAGAAATGTTTGACCATCAAGGACGTCAGGCACGACAAGCAACCATTAGAACCATTATGAACATGCGCATGAAACCTGGGACGCCCGTGAGAgatcatatgattgcattgatcgCTCAGTTTAACATGGCTGAGGTGTTAGGGGCTGAAATCAAATCAGAGACTCAGGTTGACATAGCACTTGAGACTCTCCCTGAGATGTTCTCACAGTTTAAAGTTAGCTATAGCATGAATAAGCTAAATATGTCCCTGACTGAGCTGATGAAGGAACTCCAAACTGCTGAAAGTGTTCTTAAGACTAAAACTGGTGATGCATTTGTTGTTGCTTCTGCTGGGCCATCTTATTCCAAGCCGAAAGGTAAAAATGGGAATAAAAGGAAGAAGCCCAACAAGAAGGGTCCAcaacaaaatgaaaaaaagGTCAAGGTAGATGGCAAGCCTAAGGGAAAATGTTTCCATTGTGGAGAAAAGGGTCATTGGAAGAGAAACTGCCAAGAATATCTAGCTTCCAAGAAGCAAGCTAGTG GGGTTCCAAGTAATCAGAAGCCTCAATGA